The genomic window CGGCGTACTGGATTTCCAAGGCAGCGTGGGCGAATCCCAAACGGTGACCGTCAATGTCACGGCCGACGACCGCGTGGAACCCGTCGAAACCTTTTCGCTGGTGTTGGGTGCGATCAGCGGGTTGCCCCCATCGGCCGCCGATGCGGTCACTATCGCCAACGACACGGCTACCGCTACGATTGTCAACGACGACTTCCCTCGTCTGTTGCTCTCCGATGTCACGGCCTCCAACACCGAGGGCACTTCGGCGGATGGTTTTACCGAATTCCAGTTTACGGTCACGCTGACTGATGCCGTCGAAGATACCGATGGATTTGAAGTCCCCGTTAACATCAACGATGGCACGGCCACCGTGGCCGACGGTGATTATGAGGACAACGACGTGCTGCTGCAGTTTGCCGGCACGGCGGGAGAAACCCAAACGGTCACGGTCCGCGTTCGCCAGGACAGCGTGCTGGAAATCGACGAAACGTTTGAAGTCGCTCTGGAGCAAATCGTTGGTTTGGCTTCGGGAGAAACCGTCTTGATCCCTACCAGCCAGTTATTCGCCACAATTCTTGACGACGACTCGGCCACGCTGACGCTTGCCGCGATCTCAGGGAGCGGCAACGAAGGCGACGCGGGCACCACCGCCTACAGCTTTGACACCACGCTGTCGGCGGCCGTGCAGGGCGGATTTTCGATCGCTTACACCACCAATGACCAAACAGCGACGGTGGCCGATGGCGACTATGTCGACAGCGACGGACAGTTGAATTTCGCGGGTACGGCTGGCGAAACACAGACGATCACCGTGAACGTCAACGGCGATAACAAACTGGAATTGGACGAAACCTTCGAGGTGGCTCTGGGCGCGGTCAGTGGGCTGGACGCCGCGGCGCTGCAACGATTGACGATCCAAACTTCTTCTGCGACGGGCAGCATTGTCAACGACGATGCCGCCGCGCTGTCGATTGTCGGTCCCGGGACGATCAACGAGGGCACGGGGCAGGGCACAACCGCCTTTGAATTTGCCGTCACGCTCGATAACGCGGTCGCCTCGGGATTTGAACTGGCTTATCAAACCAACGACGGCACCGCCTCGGTGGCCGACGGCGACTTTGTCGACAACGACGGCGTCTTAACTTTTGCAGGCACGACCGGCGAAACTCAAATCATTCGCGTATTGGTCAATCAAGACGCGGCGGTCGAAGCGGACGAAACGTTTCAAGTCATCCTCGGCCAGATTTCCGGGCTCGATGCCGCCCTGGCCGATTTGATTTCGGTTGATGCTTCACCTGTTACGGCGACCATCGTCAACGACGACTCGGCGACGATCGGGTTTGTGTCCACGAGCAGCGACGTGTTGGAAGCCGATGGCAGTCACGCCGTCGCGGTCCGGCTGAACGTCAGCGGCGGCGGCACGCTGACCGAAGCCGTCACGGTGAACGTGGTCGCTCAAGCGTCTGGCACGGCTTCGTCGAGTGATTTCGTGTTGCAGACGACGGTCATTACGTTCCCCGCCGGCAGCGTCGATGGGGCGGTTCAAAACGTATCGCTGACGCTGGTCGAAGACGGGCTGGTGGAAGATATCGAAACCGTTGTCCTGGGGTTGGAATTGACCTCCAGCAACCTCCCCGCCGTATCCCTAGGCAGCACCGCGCACACCGTGTCGATCATCGACGATGCCATGGATGCCACGCTGTCGGGACGCGTCTGGGTCGACGCCGATAACGACGGGGCCATGGACCTGGGCGAATTGACCATCCCCTCGGTACCGATCCGGCTGACCGGCACCACGCTGGGCGGCGACACCATCGACCTGCAGACGACCACCGACAGCAACGGTTTTTATCGGTTCACCGATTTACCGGCCGGCACCTATGCGTTGACGCAGACGCAGCCCGCCGGATTCATGGATGGTCAAGACGTGTTGGGTACCGTGGCGGGCGTTGCCAGCGGCAGCGTCGCAGCCGATGCGTTCACGGACATCATCATCCGACCATCGCAAGACGGCAGCGGGTATCTGTTTGGCGAACGAGGACTCGAAGCCACGCAGGCCAGTCGCTACCGCATCCTCTCGCGGCCGCGAAACGACAGTCTGTTGGGCAACGCGGTAACGGCGGACATGATGATACAGTCCACGACCTCCTCCGCACAAGCTTTCGCGACGACCGAGTCAGCTCAAGGAGAAGCTCCGGCCGCCAGTTCCGCGATCGCCGACGAACTGGCGACGGCCATGGCCTACTCGCCACAGCTGGCGGCCGCTCCGACCGATAGTAACATGATCAACCAGAACGACTTCACGGCGCGGGACTCAGTGTTTGGAGAAGGCGACGATTTGTGGGACATACGTTAGCGTGAAAAGCTGCCGGGCGTAGGCACTGGAGTCCAGGCTTTAGCCGCAATGTGCGCATCCTGGATGTGCAGTTTGAAAGCGAAGAAAGCCCCCTGTCCCCAAGCCAGCTCCTTGTGCGCTGAGGCTCCTCCGGCTCGTTTAACCCGTAGCCGTAGGCGCCGGCGCGGGGGATTCGTTCACCACTTGTCGCACCTGAGCTAGTGGCTGCGATTACTGCATCCCGGCAGACAACGCCGGCGCCTGCGGAGCCTGTTACGTCTGAAGGTGTGGGCAGAACGCGGAGCGAGGAACCTCCGGCTCGTTTAACCCGTAGCCGTAGGCGCCGGCGCGGGCCGCCGCCGGGGATTCGTCCACCACTTGTTGCACCTGAGCTAGTGGCTGCGATTACTGCATCCCGGCGGACAACGCCGGCGCCGGCGGAGCCTGTTACGTCTGAAGGTGTGGGCAGAACGATTTGAGGCTCCTCCGGCTACGGGTTAAACGACTGCGCCGGCGAACCCCGCATGCGCCGGCGCGGGCGGCCGTGGGGAATTCGTCCACCACTTGTTGCACCTGAGCTGATGGCTGCGATTACTACGTCACGGCGGACAACGCCGGCGCCTGCGGAGCCTGTCAGATTTGGAGGTGTGGGGGGAACGCGTTGAGGAACCTCCGGCTCGTTTAACCCGTAGTCGTAGGCGCCGGCGCGGGCCGCCGCCGGGGATTCGTTCACCACTTGTCGCACCTGAGCTAGTGGCTGCGATTACGACATCCCGGCGGACAACGCCGGCGCCGGCGGAGCCTGTTACGTCTGAAGGTGTGGGCAGAACGCCTTGAGGCTCCTCCGGCTACGGGTTAAACGACCGCGCCGGCGAACCCCGCAGGCGCCGGCGCTGACGGTCGTGGAGGATTCGTCCACCACTTGTTGCACCTGAGCTGATGGCTGCGATTACTACGTCACGGCGGACATCGCCTGCGCCTGCGGAGCCTGTCAGACTTGGAGGTGTGGGCAGAACGCGGAGCGAGGAACCTCCGGCTCGTTTAACCCGTAGCCGTAGGCGCCGGCGCGGGCCGCCGCCGGGGATTCGTTCACCACTTGTTGCACCTGCGCTAGTGGCTGCGATTACTGCATCCCGGCGGACAACGCCGGCGCCGGCGGAGCCTGTTACGTCTGAAGGTGTGGGCAGAACGCCTTGAGGCTCCTCCGGCTACGGGTTAAACGACTGCGCCGGCGAACCCCGCAGGCGCCGGCGCTGACGGTCGTGGGGGATTCGTCCACCACTTGTTGCACCTGAGCTGATGGCTGCGATTACTACGTCACGGCGGACAACGCCTGCGCCTGCGGAGCCTGTCAGATTTGGAGGTGTGGGGGGAACGCGTTGAGGAACCTCCGGCTCGTTTAACCCGTAGCCGTAGGCGCCGGCGCGGGCCGCCGCCGGGGATTCGTTCACCACTTGTCGCACCTGAGCTAGTGGCTGCGATTACTGCATCCCGGCGGACAACGCCGGCGCCTGCGGAGCCTGTTACGTCTGAAGGTGTGGGCAGAACGGTTTGAGGCTCCTCCGGCTACGGGTTAAACGACTGCGCCGGCGAACCCCGCAGGCGCCGGCGCTGACGGTCGTGGGGGATTCGTCCACCACTTGTTGCACCTGAGCTGATGGCTGCGATTACTACGTCACGGCGGACAACGCCTGCGCCTGCGGAGCCTGTCAGATTTGGAGGTGTGGGCAGAATGATTTGAGGCTCCTCCGGCTGCGGGTTAAACGACTGCGCGGCGATGAGGTCGCCTCTACCAGCGAAGTACTTGCCCGTTTTCTTCTAGTGTTGTCTGCAAGCTTTCCATCGAAACCGCTCGTGGCGGGACATCTTCTTTGATCGCCAGGTTCGCCGCGGTTCCGGCGGCTTGCCCCAGCGCCATCCACGTGGGTTCCATGCGGATGCTGGAAAACGCCACGTGCGTGGTGCTGGCCGCTACGGGAACGATGAGGGCGTCGACCTGCTTGGGAATCATCACGCGGTAGGGGATTTCATAGGGGCGGGTAATGTGATCCAACATCCCCAAATACCCTTCCAACACGATCGTGTCACCGCTTTGGCGCTTGCGACAGGGAAAACTGTCGATGGGAAACTCGCCGATCGCCACGGTGTCGGGGTGATGCGTGATCGCTTGCCCTTTGCCGGTGATGTGATGTTCGGTTAGCGTGATCTCGCCGACCAACCGCCGGCCTTCACGCACATACAACTGGAAAGGGAAGTGATCTTTGTCGTCGGTGAATTCATCTTTCGGAAAGTGCAATTCGTTGGCCAGCCGCCGATGTTCCGCGGGGACCTGCGGATCGTTCTGCAGAAACCAGATCAGCCCCAACGTCAGATTGCGAATACGCCCGCGGATAGCTTCACGAGTGGCTTCGTCGCCTTCGATGTAGCCGCGATTCTCTTCGGTGAAGGGAAACCCCAGCGGGCGGGGATTCATGTTGACGTCCGTTTTCTCGTTGGGAATGTCCGTGACCGAAAGCGCCCGCACCAAGGTGTCGAAATGCAGCGGGTTGTAGCCTCGCCCCGGCTTCAACACTTTGGGCCCCGCCAACCGACCGGCCTTTAGATCGTCGAAGTAGCCCAAATAAACCGAACGATCATAGTCCGGCGGCGGTTGCTGTAACCGATGGCTGTTCTTGGGATCTTTGGTCAGACACAGTCGCCAGGTAAAAGCGGGCAGGTCCTGGCTGGCCTGGCCCGTCGTGCCCGGCAGAAATTTTTTGTTCTGGTAGTCGAAATAGACCACACCGGCATGCGGTTCGTCGAACTCATCACGCGACTCGCGACCCAGTCGGTACTCGGCGCCCGCGGCCGCATACAAGTCGCCTTCGTAAGTGGCATCGATAAAAACTTTTCCGCTCAGCCGCCGCGTCGCCGCTTCACCGTTCCGCGCGATCGTGATCGACTGCAGTGTATCGGCAGAACGGTGAGCTTCGCTCAGACGCCAGCCTTTGAGCACCGTGATGCGGTCTTTTTCGGCGGCCAACATCGACTCAAACACCGCTTCGGAAACCGAGGGTTCGGCGTAATACCCATCGCGACAGAGCTTGACATTTTCGTGCTCCGGCCCGTAGGTATCGACGTAGTGCTCAACCTGGGCGTTGACAAATTCTTTAAAAATTCCGCCGATCATGTCGCGGTTTTCGATATCGCTTTTCCCGAGCCCGCTGGTGGTCATCCCACCGACATGCCGATTGGGTTCCACGACGATCACGCGACTGCCCAGCCGCGCCGCCGCAATCGCCGCAGCCAGCCCGCCGGGTGTGCCGCCATAAACGATCACATCCGCATCGTGGGTTTTGCCGGCGATGACCTTTGCCTGGGTCAACGCGTCGCGGGTCGCGGCGACACGTACATTTTTGAAACCGGCCGTGTCGGAATCATTGTGTACCACAACGCGAGCCAGATCGGCATCGCTGCGACCCGCCTTGTTCACCAACGTCCATTCTTCGGGCTCCGTGGGAATCGTATCCGGTGAACCCAATTGCACGAACAACTCATCCTCTTGCTCGCGATGGCTGTGCACGCGGACCAGCAGACTATGCCGACTGCCGGGTTCCAAGGTCGGGCCGCTGACTTGTACTTTGTAAAGCCGTCCGGTCAGGCGTCCCGATTTGTCGACCCCGATCACCACACGCTCGTGCCCGCCCGCGGTGGCCAAGGAAAACTCGGCCGCCGTGCCACGGTTGGGAGTTATCAGATCCGCGGCCGCGTACAACGTGCTGCCTTCCTCCCCCAGATCCATCCAACACGGCAGTTTGGGTGACTCCGGCGGCTGTTGCGGCTGGCGGCGGACCGGCGGAAGGTGCTCGTCCAGTTCTACCGAATCGGGCATCAGCAGAACTTCCAAATCGTCCAACGACACCTTCATCACTTCCATCGTCTGCTTGGCGCCGGAGAAGGCCACCAACAGATGTCCGTCGTGTTCGATGATGTGGGGATAGTCGATATGTCGTCCACCGATTAACCAGAACAGTTTGGTAAACACCAAGCCGTCTTGGCTGATCGCCAGAGTGAGCGGATTCCGCTGCCGGGGATTGGAGTTGGAGACCATCACGTAGTAGCCGCGACTGGTGCGATGCACGAAAAACTTGCTGGTCGCGTCAGGAAAATTCGTGCGTTCAATCTTGCTCCAAGTCTGGCCGTTGTCGTGGGAAAAGGTGCGGAGCAGAAACTTGGAGCCGCCGTTGTCACGAATCAGACCGACCAGTGTCTTGCCGTCGGGAAGGACGTACCAATACGGTTCCTCGGGACGCCCGTTACCGTCGTAGGCGGCCAGCGGATTGATCCGCCAGTCATCGAAAGCTTTGGTGCCGCCGATCATCACCGAAACCTGTCGGCGGTGATCGCGACGCGTCATCATCCATTCCCCTGACGGAAGTCGTTTGGGCGGGAAGTTGTTCATCGAATCATCCAACACCGTGCCGTGGGGCAACCACTCGGTGCCGTTCCAGCGAAAGGCTTCCAGGCTCAACCCTGGGCCGGAATACCCCGGTGCATTAAAGTGGCTGGCCAAGGCGAGCAGTTCGCCGTCACGTTTCCACAGGCCGCGAGCGATCCAGCCGTAGCCTGGTTTTCGCGGCGGGCCGGTCAGGTCCGCAGGCTCGCTCCAGTGCAACCCGTCGATACTGGTGGCAAAAGAATTGCGGGTATCGGCGCGGTCATGGCCGGGCACGATATTGCGATGTTGATCGGCGGTGGCGCCCAGTCTCGGCACCCCCGGCCCGTCGCTCCACATCGCCCAGTAACGCCCATCGTAATGCTCTAAATAGGCGTGTTGATGAACATGGGTGCCGGCGCGGTCGCGGACGTCGCTGATGATGGCATGTTCAGCCGGCACGCGGGGAAGTTTTTCGTAGTCGATCTGATGCGGATCCTCCGGCAGCCAGTCTCCGGCCAACATCGGCTGACTGTCGCTGGCCGGCTTGGCCGGCGCATCGGCAGCCTGCAGCACACCCGGCAGGACCAGAAACAAGATTGGGAACAGGCGGGTCAGCAAGGCAATCGAAAGCTTCATGTGGTTGTCGGTCGTTGGAGAAAGGGCTTGCCTGGGTCAGTTCATCAGCCACATCAGGGCGTCTTCACGAGCCCTTAGCGATGCTGGTAGGTCGCCAGTTTGCGCCATCCGCGGGCAGACTTCAAATGCGGAGGAGCGGATGGGGCGTCTTGACAGAGGAATGGGGGGAGAGAGGAATGGGGTGCAGGTATGACAATTCGATTGGGACTGCGGAGCGGGGCGTCGCGCGGTAGATTGGAGGCATAGCATGAACACTCGCCATCACTGCACCTTTTCCGCGATTTCCCACGCAGCACCATGAGCCAAACCATCAAAACCGGGCGTCAAACGGGCCGCCGAGACTTGCATTTCCACGATGTCGATGATGCCCTGGCCGATATCGATGCCATTGTGGCGGCCGATGCGGCGGGCACGCTGAAGACTTTGGGCAACTGGACCGCCGGCCAAAATATGGCCCACGTGGCGGCCTGGGTTGAATACGGCTATGAAGGTTTTCCCATCAAACCACCGCCGTTTTTCATCCGCTGGTTTCTGAAGAAGCAGGTTCCCAAGTATCTCCGCAAAGGATTGCCCGCCGGGGTCAAAATCCCGGGCGTACCCGGCGGCACCGTGGGCGCCGATGAGATGCCCACCGAAGCGGCTGCCCAGCGTCTGCGGACCGCTCTGCTGCGGCTGAAAAACGGCGAACTCGCGACATACCCTAGCCCCGCCTTTGGCGATATGAGCCACGAAGATCGTACCCAGTTCAACCTCCGACACGCCGAATTACACCTGAGTTTTTTAGTCCCCAATTCGTAGCTAAGAATTATAGCGGCAGGGCGCAAGCCCTCCGGTTTTACGGCACCGGACGGCTTGCGCCGTTCCGCTTAGACGACAACTGATGAATTATAGCGGTAGGGCGCAAGCCCTCCGGTTTACCGCACCGGACGGCTTGCGCCGTTCCGCTAAGACGACAAATTATGAATTGCAGCGGCAGGGCGCAAGCCCTCCGGTTTTACCGCACCGGACGGCTTGCGCCGTTCCGCTTAGACGACAACTGATGAATTATAGCGGTAGGGCGCAAGCCCTCCGGTTTTACGACACCGGACGGCTTGCGCCGTTCCGCTAAGACAACAACTTTTGAATTGTAGCGGTAGGGCGCAAGCCCTCCGGTTTTACCGCACCGGACGGCTCGCGCCGTTCCGCTAACACGACTACTTATGAATTATAGCGGCAGGGCGCAAGCCCTCCGGTTTTACGGCACCGGACGGCTTGCGCCGTTCCGCTAACACGACAAATTATTTGTGGACGTTCCCTACGCTCGCCAGAGCGTGGGGCCGGCTTTTTCCACCGTCTGGCGACGGTAGCTACGAAATGTTTCTCGTTTCCTGGAGACGAGCGATGACATCTAATCCATCGATATCCAACACTACGCTCAACCGGGCGGACCATCCGGGCCGCTGGTGGACGTTGCAAGCCGATGGCCGCATGCTGTGTCAGCTGTGTCCGCGAGCCTGCCAGCTGAAGGACGGCGACCGGGGGTTTTGCTTCGTGCGAATCCGCCGCGACGACGCGATGGTGCTGGACACCTACGGCCGCAGCACGGGATTCTGTATCGACCCGATCGAAAAGAAACCGCTGAACCAATTTTTCCCCGGCACACCGGTATTGAGCTTCGGCACCGCGGGCTGCAATTTGGGCTGCAAATTCTGCCAGAACTGGGACATTAGCAAAAGCCGCGAAGTGGCTCGCCTGAGCGCGGAGGCGATGCCCGAGTCGATCGCCGACGCCGCCCTCGAACACGGTTGCCGCAGCGTCGCCTTCACCTACAACGATCCGGTGATCTGGGCCGAGTACGCCATCGACACCGCGGCCGCTTGTCGACGCAAGGACATCAAGGCCGTGGCGGTGACTGCCGGATACATCACGCCCAAAGCTCGCGGAGAGTTCTTCGCGGCGATGGACGCCGCCAATATTGATCTGAAAGCGTTTACGGAAACGTTCTACTACAAAACCACCGGTTCCCACCTGCAACCGGTGCTCGATACCATCCGCTACGCCTGCAACGAGACGGATTGTTGGGTGGAGCTGACCAACTTGGTCATCCCGGACGCCAACGATGATCCGGATGAGCTGCGGCGGATGTGTGATTGGATTGCCGATGCTGTGGGAGCGGACGTGCCGATTCATTTCTCGGCCTTCCACCCGGACTTCCGTATGCAAGACCGTCCTCGCACGCCTCCCGACACGCTCTGCAAGGCCTATGACTTGGCCACTCAGGCCGGGCTACGATACGTTTATATTGGCAATGTGCACGACGTGTCGCGGCAGAGCACATATTGCCCGCAATGTCGCGGGCTGCTGATCGCTCGCGATTGGTATCAATTGGGAACCTACCATTTGAACGGCAATCGTTGTGGTCACTGTGGCTACACGCTCGCCGGACATTTTGACGATCGCCCCGGCGACTGGGGGCAGAAACGCCAGCCCATTCAAATCCATCCACCAGAGGTTCATTCCATGCCCAGCAAACCGGCCGTGGATCTGTTTCAAACAGAGCTGAACGACAACCAGCGACAAACCATTCGCGTCGCCGCCAGTCTCGTCGTTCAGTCAGCGGTCCGCACCGGCAGCTCGGACGACGTCGCGGATGTCCTAGGTGAACTGGCCGAGCGGGAAGTGGCCGGCGTCTACGTGACGCTGAAACGCGGCAACACCCTGCGCGGTTGCTGCGGCTTGCAAGGCCCTCCGATACCGCTGCACCGAGCCATCGCCGATGCCGCCTTTCGAACCGCCACATCCGATCCGCGGATGCCGCCGATCCAAGCAAGCGAACTGCCGTATTTGACGCTTTCGGTTTCTATCATCGGGCCCCCGGAAGCAATTGATACGACGGCAACCGCAGACACCATCGCCCAGGCCATACAAATCGGACGACACGGCATCCGCATTCGTCGCGGCGATAACGTGGGACTGTTACTGCCCTCGGTCGCGGTCGATCGAAACTGGAACGCCACTCAATTCCTGGACGCCGTTTGTCAAAAAGCCAACCTGCCGCCCGGCGTATGGCGAGGCGGCGACTGCGAACTGAAACGCTTTGAAGGCGTCTATTTTGGCGGCCGTCTGTTGGGTTCCGACGGAACGCCTTTGGAAGCCTTCAAACGCGAGGAAAAACCGCTGCTCGAACCCTCCGCGTTGCAAGCCTTGAAGGACTGGATATTGCAGAACTTGTCGGCGCTGCGCAGTGGAGCCACGCCAATGTACTATGCCAACGGCGTGGTCGATCAAACCGTTTTGGGTGTCGTATTGCAGTTGACGCCCACCGGCCAATCGCCGATCAGTTGGTTGCGGATGTCGTTGGTCAACGGCCTGCCGCTGCAGTCCACGATGTTTCAGCTAACGCAAAACGCCGCGGCGACGTTTGCACAGCAATCTCCGACTGACGAGGTAGCCGTCGACGTCGCGGTGCTGTCCGCCGCGGTCGCCCACGGCATCGCTGAATCGGTTGACCTGCAGGGTGTCCAACCAAGGCGCCGAACGGTGTTGGCCACCAATGGTCGGCATTGGTCGCTGGCGTTCGATCCTTCGCAATCTGCACAAGAAACGCTCGCCGAGATGTTGGCAAAGCGGAAGGGAAAATTGCGTCCCGCGACGACGTCGGTGTATTCGCTGGTCTGCGACTCCACCTCCGCTCCGTTGCACGTTTGGTTGGGGCCGGAAGCCGAAACGGATTTTGGTCCGCGACCGCCCGCCGTGGCCGGGTCGTTTTATCCGGCAGAGGACAACGAGCGAGAGCAGTTGGTCGACGAGCTGCTCGAGGTACTGCCGAGCGCGGAGCCACAAGTCGTGCAAGCCGCCATGGTTCCGCACGCCGGCCTGCGGTATTCGGGACGTATCGCCGCGGACGTGTGGCGACGGATTCAGATTCCCAAAAACGTATTGATGATCGGTCCCAAACACACCCGACACGGTGTCGACTGGGCGATCGCGCCGCACGATCGATGGGAACTCTCGCCAACAGCTAGTCTGCCGGGATCGGTCGAACTGGCGCAAAGTCTGCAATCGCATCTCTCGGGCAGCGAACTGGACAGCGTGGCGCACCGGCAAGAGCATTCGTTTGAAACGCAGCTGCCGCTGCTGTATCGCTTGGCGCCGGACGCTCAAATCGTTTGCTTGGCGATCGGCAGCGCCGACTGGCAGCAGATTCAAACGGCCGCCGACGATTTGGCTCGCTGGATCCAAACCTTGCCCGAATCGCCTCTGATGGTGATCAGCAGTGACATGAACCATTTTGCGGATGAGCAAGAGACCCATCGCCGCGACGCGTTGGCCATGGAACAACTGCAAGCCTGCGATCCGCGAGCTCTGTTAGACGTTTGCGAACGAGAGAACATCAGCATGTGTGGACGTATACCGGCGGCCTTGGTGTTGCAGACCTTGCGTAACCTGCAACGCCCGATCACCGGGCAACTGGTCGCCCGAGGCACCTCGGCCGACACCACCGGCGACAGCAGCCGAGTCGTCGGCTACGCGGGGATGTTGTTCCCAAGTACGTCCGGCCCGTAGCCGAAGTCGCCAGACTTTGGACGTGCGACTGTAGCCGAAGTCGCCAGAGTTTGGACGTGCGCGAGAGACAGGTACCGTCCAAACTCTGGCGAGTTCGGCTACGGGTGGAGCGGGTACCGTCCAAACTCTGGCGAGTTCGGCTACGGTGCGTGCTACGTGCGCGGGCGGCGACGGCGGCCTTTGGGTGCGAATTTGGCTTGCACCTCACTGACCGCCTCGACAAAGCGTTCCACTTCTTCGGTCGTGTTGTACAGATAGAAACTGGCTCGCGTGCTGGCCGCAAGGCCTAAGTCTTTGTGCAAGGGCATCGCACAGTGATGCCCGGCTCGCACGGCTA from Roseimaritima ulvae includes these protein-coding regions:
- a CDS encoding FAD-dependent oxidoreductase, with the protein product MKLSIALLTRLFPILFLVLPGVLQAADAPAKPASDSQPMLAGDWLPEDPHQIDYEKLPRVPAEHAIISDVRDRAGTHVHQHAYLEHYDGRYWAMWSDGPGVPRLGATADQHRNIVPGHDRADTRNSFATSIDGLHWSEPADLTGPPRKPGYGWIARGLWKRDGELLALASHFNAPGYSGPGLSLEAFRWNGTEWLPHGTVLDDSMNNFPPKRLPSGEWMMTRRDHRRQVSVMIGGTKAFDDWRINPLAAYDGNGRPEEPYWYVLPDGKTLVGLIRDNGGSKFLLRTFSHDNGQTWSKIERTNFPDATSKFFVHRTSRGYYVMVSNSNPRQRNPLTLAISQDGLVFTKLFWLIGGRHIDYPHIIEHDGHLLVAFSGAKQTMEVMKVSLDDLEVLLMPDSVELDEHLPPVRRQPQQPPESPKLPCWMDLGEEGSTLYAAADLITPNRGTAAEFSLATAGGHERVVIGVDKSGRLTGRLYKVQVSGPTLEPGSRHSLLVRVHSHREQEDELFVQLGSPDTIPTEPEEWTLVNKAGRSDADLARVVVHNDSDTAGFKNVRVAATRDALTQAKVIAGKTHDADVIVYGGTPGGLAAAIAAARLGSRVIVVEPNRHVGGMTTSGLGKSDIENRDMIGGIFKEFVNAQVEHYVDTYGPEHENVKLCRDGYYAEPSVSEAVFESMLAAEKDRITVLKGWRLSEAHRSADTLQSITIARNGEAATRRLSGKVFIDATYEGDLYAAAGAEYRLGRESRDEFDEPHAGVVYFDYQNKKFLPGTTGQASQDLPAFTWRLCLTKDPKNSHRLQQPPPDYDRSVYLGYFDDLKAGRLAGPKVLKPGRGYNPLHFDTLVRALSVTDIPNEKTDVNMNPRPLGFPFTEENRGYIEGDEATREAIRGRIRNLTLGLIWFLQNDPQVPAEHRRLANELHFPKDEFTDDKDHFPFQLYVREGRRLVGEITLTEHHITGKGQAITHHPDTVAIGEFPIDSFPCRKRQSGDTIVLEGYLGMLDHITRPYEIPYRVMIPKQVDALIVPVAASTTHVAFSSIRMEPTWMALGQAAGTAANLAIKEDVPPRAVSMESLQTTLEENGQVLRW
- a CDS encoding DUF1569 domain-containing protein, with amino-acid sequence MSQTIKTGRQTGRRDLHFHDVDDALADIDAIVAADAAGTLKTLGNWTAGQNMAHVAAWVEYGYEGFPIKPPPFFIRWFLKKQVPKYLRKGLPAGVKIPGVPGGTVGADEMPTEAAAQRLRTALLRLKNGELATYPSPAFGDMSHEDRTQFNLRHAELHLSFLVPNS
- the amrS gene encoding AmmeMemoRadiSam system radical SAM enzyme, translating into MTSNPSISNTTLNRADHPGRWWTLQADGRMLCQLCPRACQLKDGDRGFCFVRIRRDDAMVLDTYGRSTGFCIDPIEKKPLNQFFPGTPVLSFGTAGCNLGCKFCQNWDISKSREVARLSAEAMPESIADAALEHGCRSVAFTYNDPVIWAEYAIDTAAACRRKDIKAVAVTAGYITPKARGEFFAAMDAANIDLKAFTETFYYKTTGSHLQPVLDTIRYACNETDCWVELTNLVIPDANDDPDELRRMCDWIADAVGADVPIHFSAFHPDFRMQDRPRTPPDTLCKAYDLATQAGLRYVYIGNVHDVSRQSTYCPQCRGLLIARDWYQLGTYHLNGNRCGHCGYTLAGHFDDRPGDWGQKRQPIQIHPPEVHSMPSKPAVDLFQTELNDNQRQTIRVAASLVVQSAVRTGSSDDVADVLGELAEREVAGVYVTLKRGNTLRGCCGLQGPPIPLHRAIADAAFRTATSDPRMPPIQASELPYLTLSVSIIGPPEAIDTTATADTIAQAIQIGRHGIRIRRGDNVGLLLPSVAVDRNWNATQFLDAVCQKANLPPGVWRGGDCELKRFEGVYFGGRLLGSDGTPLEAFKREEKPLLEPSALQALKDWILQNLSALRSGATPMYYANGVVDQTVLGVVLQLTPTGQSPISWLRMSLVNGLPLQSTMFQLTQNAAATFAQQSPTDEVAVDVAVLSAAVAHGIAESVDLQGVQPRRRTVLATNGRHWSLAFDPSQSAQETLAEMLAKRKGKLRPATTSVYSLVCDSTSAPLHVWLGPEAETDFGPRPPAVAGSFYPAEDNEREQLVDELLEVLPSAEPQVVQAAMVPHAGLRYSGRIAADVWRRIQIPKNVLMIGPKHTRHGVDWAIAPHDRWELSPTASLPGSVELAQSLQSHLSGSELDSVAHRQEHSFETQLPLLYRLAPDAQIVCLAIGSADWQQIQTAADDLARWIQTLPESPLMVISSDMNHFADEQETHRRDALAMEQLQACDPRALLDVCERENISMCGRIPAALVLQTLRNLQRPITGQLVARGTSADTTGDSSRVVGYAGMLFPSTSGP